In a single window of the Bacillus mycoides genome:
- the bfmBAB gene encoding 3-methyl-2-oxobutanoate dehydrogenase subunit beta translates to MAVMSYIDAITLAMREEMERDEKVFVLGEDVGKKGGVFKATHGLYDQFGEDRALDAPLAESAIAGVAIGAAMYGMRPIAEMQFADFIMPAVNQIVSEAAKIRYRSNNDWTCPVTIRAPFGGGVHGALYHSQSVEAMFANQPGLKIVIPSTPYDAKGLLKAAIRDEDPVLFFEHKRAYRLIKGEVPEDDYVLPIGKADVKREGDDITVITYGLCVHFALQAAEKLAQDGISAHILDLRTVYPLDKEAIIEAASKTGKVLLVTEDNKEGSIISEVAAIIAENCLFDLDAPIARLAGPDVPAMPYAPTMEKFFMVNPDKVEKAMRELAEF, encoded by the coding sequence ATGGCTGTAATGTCTTATATTGATGCTATTACATTAGCAATGCGCGAAGAAATGGAACGCGATGAGAAAGTATTCGTTTTAGGAGAAGATGTTGGTAAAAAAGGTGGCGTGTTTAAAGCGACACACGGTTTGTATGATCAATTTGGTGAAGATCGTGCGCTTGATGCACCGCTTGCAGAATCTGCAATTGCTGGGGTAGCAATTGGTGCGGCAATGTATGGTATGCGTCCAATCGCTGAAATGCAGTTTGCTGATTTCATCATGCCAGCAGTAAACCAAATTGTTTCTGAGGCAGCAAAAATTCGTTATCGTTCTAATAACGATTGGACTTGTCCAGTTACAATTCGTGCGCCATTTGGCGGCGGTGTTCACGGTGCATTGTATCATTCACAATCTGTAGAAGCGATGTTTGCAAACCAACCAGGTTTAAAAATTGTTATCCCTTCTACACCATATGATGCAAAAGGCTTATTAAAAGCTGCAATTCGTGATGAAGATCCAGTATTATTCTTTGAGCATAAGCGTGCATATCGCTTAATTAAAGGTGAAGTGCCAGAAGATGACTATGTATTACCAATAGGAAAAGCAGATGTAAAACGCGAAGGTGATGATATTACTGTTATCACTTACGGATTATGTGTTCACTTTGCTCTTCAAGCAGCTGAAAAGTTAGCACAAGATGGAATCTCTGCACACATTCTTGATTTAAGAACGGTATATCCGTTAGATAAAGAAGCAATTATTGAAGCGGCTTCTAAAACAGGTAAAGTTCTTCTTGTAACAGAAGACAATAAAGAAGGAAGTATTATAAGTGAAGTGGCAGCTATTATCGCTGAAAACTGTCTGTTTGATTTAGATGCGCCAATCGCACGTCTTGCAGGTCCAGATGTTCCAGCAATGCCATATGCACCAACAATGGAAAAATTCTTTATGGTAAATCCAGATAAAGTTGAAAAAGCAATGCGTGAACTTGCGGAATTTTAA
- a CDS encoding YycC family protein, translating into MRPLQISPDTAVRLSKALGVPLEQLMHMPQHILIQKLVELEKQNKDEE; encoded by the coding sequence ATGAGACCATTACAAATTTCTCCAGACACTGCAGTCCGCCTATCAAAAGCGTTAGGTGTTCCACTTGAACAACTTATGCATATGCCACAGCATATTTTAATCCAAAAGTTAGTTGAATTAGAAAAACAAAATAAAGACGAAGAATAA
- the bfmBAA gene encoding 3-methyl-2-oxobutanoate dehydrogenase subunit alpha translates to MAEVKEKRHEELGLSDEQVLEMFRTMLLARKIDERMWLLNRAGKIPFVISCQGQEAAQVGAAFALDREKDYALPYYRDMGVVLAFGMTAKELMLSAFAKAGDPNSGGRQMPGHFGQKKNRIVTGSSPVTTQVPHAVGIALAGKMEKKDLVTFVTFGEGSSNQGDFHEGANFAGVHKLPVIFMCENNKYAISIPVEKQLACKNVSDRAIGYGMPGYTIDGNDPLAVYKAVKEAANRGRRGEGPTLIETVSYRLTAHSSDDDDRVYRDKEEVEEAKKKDSIITFAAYLKEAGVLTEEFEKQMLDEIMHIVNEATEYAENAPYAAPEDALKHVYAE, encoded by the coding sequence ATGGCAGAAGTAAAAGAAAAGCGCCATGAAGAGCTTGGCTTAAGTGATGAGCAAGTATTAGAAATGTTCCGTACGATGTTACTTGCACGTAAAATTGACGAACGTATGTGGTTATTAAACCGTGCAGGTAAAATTCCATTCGTAATTTCTTGTCAAGGACAAGAGGCTGCACAAGTTGGAGCGGCGTTCGCTCTTGATAGAGAGAAAGATTATGCATTACCATACTACCGTGATATGGGTGTTGTACTAGCGTTTGGTATGACAGCTAAAGAGCTTATGTTGTCTGCTTTCGCAAAAGCTGGAGATCCAAACTCTGGTGGTCGTCAAATGCCTGGTCACTTCGGTCAAAAGAAAAATCGTATTGTTACAGGCTCATCACCAGTAACAACGCAAGTACCACATGCAGTTGGTATTGCACTAGCTGGAAAAATGGAGAAGAAAGATTTAGTAACGTTCGTTACATTCGGAGAAGGCTCTTCAAACCAAGGTGACTTCCATGAAGGAGCAAACTTTGCTGGTGTACACAAACTACCTGTTATTTTCATGTGTGAAAATAATAAATACGCAATCTCTATTCCAGTTGAAAAACAATTAGCATGTAAAAACGTATCAGACCGTGCAATTGGTTACGGTATGCCTGGATATACAATAGACGGAAACGATCCGCTTGCAGTATATAAAGCTGTAAAAGAGGCAGCAAACCGCGGCCGTCGTGGTGAAGGCCCAACTTTAATTGAAACAGTATCATATCGTTTAACAGCACATTCTAGTGACGACGATGATCGTGTTTATCGTGATAAAGAAGAAGTAGAAGAAGCAAAGAAAAAAGATTCAATTATAACATTTGCAGCTTATTTAAAAGAAGCTGGCGTGTTAACTGAGGAATTTGAAAAACAAATGTTAGACGAAATTATGCATATCGTAAATGAAGCAACAGAATATGCAGAAAATGCTCCGTATGCAGCACCTGAAGATGCATTGAAGCACGTATACGCAGAATAG
- a CDS encoding leucine dehydrogenase, with product MTLEIFEYLEKYDYEQVVFCQDKESGLKAIIAIHDTTLGPALGGTRMWTYDSEEAAIEDALRLAKGMTYKNAAAGLNLGGAKTVIIGDPRKDKSEAMFRALGRYIQGLNGRYITAEDVGTTVDDMDIIHEETDFVTGISPSFGSSGNPSPVTAYGVYRGMKAAAKEAFGTDNLEGRVISIQGVGNVAYHLCKHLHAEGAKLIVTDINKEAVQRAVEEFGATAVEPNEIYGVECDIYAPCALGATVNDETIPQLKAKVIAGSANNQLKEDRHGDLIHEMGIVYAPDYVINAGGVINVADELYGYNRERALKRVESIYDTIAKVIEISKRDGIATYVAADRLAEERIASLKNSRSTYLRNGHDIISRR from the coding sequence ATGACATTAGAAATCTTCGAATACTTAGAAAAATATGATTATGAGCAAGTGGTATTTTGTCAAGATAAAGAATCTGGTTTAAAAGCAATCATTGCAATCCATGATACAACACTTGGACCAGCTCTTGGTGGAACAAGAATGTGGACATATGATTCTGAAGAAGCGGCGATTGAAGATGCATTGCGTCTTGCAAAAGGGATGACATACAAAAATGCAGCAGCTGGTTTAAACTTAGGTGGTGCAAAAACAGTAATTATCGGTGATCCACGTAAAGATAAAAGCGAAGCGATGTTCCGTGCATTAGGACGCTACATTCAAGGACTAAACGGACGTTACATTACAGCTGAAGATGTTGGTACAACAGTAGATGATATGGATATTATCCATGAGGAAACTGATTTTGTAACAGGGATTTCACCATCATTCGGTTCTTCTGGTAACCCATCTCCAGTAACTGCATACGGTGTTTACCGTGGTATGAAAGCAGCTGCAAAAGAAGCATTTGGTACAGATAACCTAGAAGGAAGAGTAATTTCTATTCAAGGTGTTGGTAACGTAGCGTATCACCTATGCAAACATTTACACGCTGAAGGAGCAAAATTAATCGTTACAGATATTAATAAAGAAGCTGTACAACGTGCAGTAGAAGAATTCGGTGCAACAGCAGTTGAGCCAAATGAAATTTACGGTGTTGAATGTGATATTTACGCACCATGTGCATTAGGCGCAACAGTTAATGATGAAACTATTCCACAACTTAAAGCAAAAGTAATCGCTGGTTCTGCAAATAACCAATTAAAAGAAGATCGTCACGGCGACCTTATTCATGAAATGGGTATTGTATACGCACCAGACTATGTTATTAATGCAGGTGGCGTAATTAACGTAGCAGACGAATTATATGGATACAATAGAGAACGTGCATTAAAACGTGTTGAGTCTATTTATGACACAATTGCAAAAGTAATCGAAATTTCAAAACGCGATGGCATAGCAACTTATGTAGCAGCAGATCGTCTAGCTGAAGAGCGCATTGCAAGCTTGAAAAACTCTCGTAGCACATACTTACGCAACGGTCACGACATTATTAGCCGTCGCTAA
- a CDS encoding DUF2627 domain-containing protein, which translates to MQRYLALLLALIPISLAVLGIKLMRDTVFGILFSPIPILWLQFLIGALCFALGFYIFGGFVLHRDRKRNKVQARFRR; encoded by the coding sequence ATGCAGCGTTACCTCGCTCTATTATTAGCACTCATCCCCATTTCATTAGCCGTGCTTGGTATTAAACTAATGAGAGATACTGTATTTGGGATTTTGTTCTCCCCAATCCCTATATTATGGTTACAATTTTTAATCGGCGCTCTTTGCTTCGCACTCGGGTTTTATATCTTCGGCGGCTTCGTCTTACACAGAGATCGTAAGAGAAATAAAGTACAAGCACGCTTCAGAAGATAA
- the buk gene encoding butyrate kinase, producing the protein MSVNRILVINPGSTSTKIGVFDNERPVLEETIRHDVEQIGKYKRIIDQYEFRKETILEVLHSHGINISKLNAVCGRGGLLRPIEGGTYTVNDAMLEDLKNGFSGHHASNLGGILAYEIASGLNIPAFIVDPVVVDEMEPIARISGIAGMERKSIFHALNQKAVARKVADELNHKYEDLNLLVTHMGGGITVGAHKKGKVIDVNNGLNGEGPFSPERAGTVPVGQLVEMCFSGEYYRDEMVKKLVGQGGLVSLIGTNDAIKVEQMVEKGDPEATLIYKAMAYQVAKEIGGASAVLHGKIDAIVLTGGLAYSKILVDEIKERVHWIADVIVHPGEDELQALAEGALRVLREEEAPKEYIVREKQTVARG; encoded by the coding sequence TTGTCTGTAAATCGAATTCTTGTTATTAACCCAGGTAGTACATCCACAAAGATTGGTGTTTTTGATAATGAAAGACCCGTTCTAGAAGAAACTATTCGTCATGACGTAGAACAGATTGGAAAATATAAGCGAATTATCGACCAATATGAGTTTCGTAAAGAAACGATTTTAGAAGTTCTACATTCTCATGGTATTAACATTTCAAAATTAAACGCTGTTTGTGGGCGTGGTGGATTACTTCGTCCAATCGAAGGCGGTACGTATACAGTAAACGATGCGATGTTAGAAGATTTAAAAAATGGGTTTAGCGGTCATCACGCTTCAAACCTTGGAGGCATTTTAGCATATGAAATCGCTTCTGGATTAAACATTCCTGCATTCATTGTGGATCCTGTCGTTGTAGATGAAATGGAACCGATTGCTCGTATTAGCGGTATTGCTGGTATGGAACGTAAAAGTATTTTCCATGCATTAAACCAAAAAGCGGTTGCTCGTAAAGTAGCAGATGAATTAAATCACAAATATGAGGATTTAAATTTATTAGTTACACATATGGGCGGTGGTATTACAGTTGGTGCTCATAAAAAAGGAAAAGTTATCGATGTTAATAATGGCTTAAACGGAGAAGGACCATTTAGTCCAGAGCGTGCTGGTACAGTACCAGTAGGACAATTAGTTGAAATGTGTTTTTCTGGTGAGTATTACCGAGACGAAATGGTTAAAAAACTTGTCGGACAAGGTGGACTTGTAAGTCTTATCGGTACAAACGATGCAATTAAAGTAGAACAAATGGTTGAAAAAGGTGATCCTGAAGCAACTCTTATTTATAAAGCAATGGCGTATCAAGTTGCAAAAGAGATTGGCGGAGCTAGTGCTGTACTTCACGGGAAAATCGATGCAATCGTATTAACTGGTGGACTTGCGTACAGTAAAATTCTTGTCGATGAAATAAAAGAACGTGTTCACTGGATTGCAGATGTTATCGTACATCCAGGAGAAGATGAATTACAAGCGTTAGCAGAAGGAGCACTTCGTGTATTACGTGAAGAAGAAGCTCCAAAAGAATATATTGTACGAGAAAAACAAACAGTAGCTAGGGGTTGA
- the yqiS gene encoding phosphate butyryltransferase, protein MKLEHLIDQAAGQPKKTVAVAVAEDHEVIEAVAKAIKLQLAQFRLYGNQEKIIGMLQEHGLQTSEHIEVIAAASSAEAAELSVKSVSNGEADVLMKGNIPTANILKAVLNKEWGLRKGSVLSHVAAFEVPNYDRLIFVTDAAMNIAPDVTQKAAIIQNTVEVAQAIGIDLPKVAPIAAVEVVNPAMQATIDAAMLTQMNRRGQIKNCVVDGPLALDNAVSQIAAEHKGIVSDVAGKADILLVPTIEAGNVLYKSLVYFANAKVGAMIAGAKAPIVLTSRADSAETKVYSLALAVATASK, encoded by the coding sequence ATGAAGTTAGAACACTTAATTGATCAAGCAGCAGGACAGCCTAAAAAAACTGTGGCTGTAGCAGTAGCTGAAGATCATGAAGTAATTGAAGCTGTAGCGAAAGCAATCAAGTTACAGCTAGCTCAATTTCGTCTATATGGAAATCAAGAGAAAATAATAGGGATGCTACAAGAGCATGGGTTACAAACTTCAGAACATATTGAAGTGATTGCAGCAGCGTCAAGTGCTGAGGCTGCAGAACTTTCTGTTAAATCTGTAAGCAATGGCGAAGCAGATGTGCTAATGAAGGGGAACATCCCAACAGCAAATATTTTGAAAGCTGTATTAAATAAAGAGTGGGGACTTCGTAAGGGCAGCGTGCTTTCACATGTTGCAGCGTTTGAAGTTCCAAATTACGATCGTCTTATTTTTGTTACAGACGCAGCGATGAACATTGCACCTGATGTAACACAAAAAGCTGCTATTATACAAAATACTGTAGAAGTTGCCCAGGCAATAGGAATTGATTTGCCAAAGGTAGCGCCAATTGCAGCGGTAGAGGTTGTTAATCCTGCGATGCAAGCGACAATTGATGCAGCGATGTTAACTCAAATGAATCGCCGCGGACAAATTAAAAATTGTGTCGTTGATGGACCACTTGCTTTAGATAATGCAGTATCACAAATTGCAGCAGAACATAAAGGCATAGTAAGTGATGTAGCAGGTAAGGCAGACATTTTACTCGTCCCAACGATTGAAGCTGGAAATGTGCTATATAAATCACTCGTCTATTTTGCAAATGCAAAGGTAGGAGCGATGATTGCTGGCGCTAAAGCACCGATTGTTTTAACATCACGTGCTGATTCAGCAGAAACAAAAGTATATTCATTAGCATTGGCAGTTGCGACTGCTTCAAAATAA
- a CDS encoding glycerophosphodiester phosphodiesterase has product MTLIFAHRGAAGTYPENTMISFEAAEAFGADGIELDVQFTKDGKVVVIHDETVDRTTNGKGAVRNYLYEDLCKLDASYKFGDKVGFCKIPLLEEVLEWLAKTKLLLNIELKNNKIPYRGLEEEVITLVRKFSLEDRIVFSSFNHYSMKRCHMMAPDIQTAILYREGLHSPWAYAKKMGATAVHPNYRYLQDAIAELTMGSGVEVRPYTINEETLMRKYFDMNISAIITDYPETARTLLPIKK; this is encoded by the coding sequence ATGACTCTTATATTTGCGCATCGTGGTGCGGCGGGAACGTATCCGGAAAATACAATGATTTCATTTGAAGCAGCAGAGGCTTTCGGGGCAGATGGAATTGAACTCGATGTTCAATTCACGAAAGATGGAAAAGTTGTCGTTATTCATGATGAAACGGTGGATCGGACAACAAATGGAAAAGGTGCGGTTCGAAATTATTTATATGAGGATTTATGTAAGTTGGATGCGAGTTATAAATTCGGTGACAAAGTAGGTTTTTGCAAAATACCTCTTCTAGAAGAGGTGTTAGAATGGCTCGCAAAAACGAAATTGCTACTCAATATTGAACTGAAAAATAATAAAATCCCATACAGAGGTTTAGAAGAAGAGGTTATAACACTTGTACGTAAGTTTAGTCTAGAGGATCGGATTGTGTTTTCTTCTTTTAATCACTACAGTATGAAGCGATGTCATATGATGGCTCCTGATATTCAAACAGCTATTTTGTATCGTGAAGGTTTGCATAGCCCGTGGGCATATGCAAAAAAGATGGGTGCTACTGCAGTACATCCGAATTATCGTTATCTTCAAGATGCTATCGCTGAATTAACGATGGGAAGTGGTGTGGAGGTTCGTCCTTACACGATAAATGAAGAAACGCTTATGCGTAAATATTTTGATATGAATATATCAGCGATTATTACTGATTATCCTGAAACAGCAAGAACTTTATTACCGATAAAAAAATGA
- a CDS encoding sigma 54-interacting transcriptional regulator: MKQNVLIVGAGEGGSTLLSLLQNSNIFQIIGVIDSNPIAKGLQIAKEYGVPIGDSVTPFLSMHIDVMFDMTGDYDLHKVLLGSKHKDTLLIPGDIAKIVTRLAHEKESLIGKLEEQTQQGNLILNSTHDGMIVIDQEGQVRLFNKSAERITGYKKEEAIGKYILEVIPTSKLLRIIRTKKIEVNHELTLENEKKIITTRIPILKEGGEVQGAFAIFKDITEVVDLAEEVTDLKEIQTLLEAIINSSEEAISVVDEKGRGLVINPAYTKLTGLTEEEIIGKPATTDIVEGESMHMKVLRTRRAVRGIHMKIGQKKRDVIVNVAPVIVDGILKGSVGVIRDVSEIQKLTNELNRARQIIRTLEAKYSFDDIVGDSDETTAAIEQAKLGANTPATVLLRGESGTGKELFAHAIHNSSNRKYNKFVRVNCAAISETLLESELFGYEEGAFSGAKRGGKRGFFEEANNGSVFLDEIGELSANTQAKLLRVLQEKEIVKVGGTKAIPINVRVIAATHVNLEKGILEGEFREDLYYRLNKIPIQIPSLRQRKGDIPAIAERLIQKINQDYGRNVEGLTDSAVSYLQSYEWPGNVRELENILGRAIIFMNYNEIYIDVHHLPPLHKEEQVETKQNNLLPELEEKALEHLVTEFEGNIIREYLEKFDGNKTKTAKALGISVRNLYYKLEKYDCAKNSTQ; encoded by the coding sequence ATGAAACAAAATGTGTTAATTGTTGGAGCAGGTGAAGGTGGGAGTACACTGCTGAGTCTGTTGCAAAATTCGAATATATTTCAAATTATAGGAGTTATTGATAGTAATCCAATTGCGAAAGGATTACAAATCGCAAAGGAATATGGGGTTCCGATTGGTGATAGTGTAACTCCGTTTCTTTCTATGCATATTGATGTAATGTTTGATATGACAGGTGATTATGATTTACATAAAGTTTTATTGGGAAGCAAGCATAAAGACACCCTTCTTATACCAGGGGATATTGCAAAAATTGTTACGAGACTAGCGCATGAGAAGGAAAGCTTAATTGGAAAGCTAGAAGAACAGACGCAACAAGGGAATTTAATTTTAAATTCAACGCATGACGGTATGATTGTTATAGACCAAGAGGGACAAGTTCGTCTGTTTAATAAAAGCGCAGAGCGTATTACTGGATATAAAAAAGAGGAAGCAATAGGGAAATATATTTTAGAAGTTATTCCAACGAGTAAGTTGCTTCGTATTATACGCACGAAAAAAATAGAAGTGAATCATGAACTGACGTTAGAGAATGAAAAAAAGATTATTACAACGCGTATTCCGATATTAAAAGAAGGTGGAGAGGTTCAAGGGGCATTTGCGATTTTTAAAGACATTACAGAAGTTGTAGATTTAGCGGAAGAAGTTACAGACTTAAAAGAAATTCAAACGCTACTTGAGGCGATTATTAACTCATCTGAGGAAGCAATTTCGGTTGTTGATGAGAAAGGAAGAGGACTAGTTATAAACCCTGCTTATACGAAGTTAACGGGTTTGACTGAAGAAGAAATTATTGGGAAGCCGGCTACAACTGATATTGTGGAAGGTGAAAGTATGCATATGAAAGTACTTCGGACGCGCCGAGCGGTACGAGGAATACATATGAAGATTGGGCAAAAAAAGCGAGATGTAATTGTAAACGTAGCACCGGTTATTGTCGATGGAATATTGAAAGGGAGCGTCGGGGTAATTCGCGATGTATCAGAAATTCAAAAGTTAACAAATGAATTGAATAGGGCAAGACAAATTATTCGAACGTTAGAAGCAAAATATTCATTTGATGATATTGTTGGTGATTCAGATGAAACGACGGCAGCTATTGAACAAGCAAAACTTGGAGCGAATACACCGGCAACAGTATTGCTTAGAGGGGAATCTGGTACGGGGAAAGAGTTATTTGCACACGCTATTCATAACAGTAGTAATCGAAAATACAATAAGTTTGTACGAGTAAACTGTGCTGCTATTTCTGAGACCTTATTAGAAAGTGAATTATTCGGTTATGAGGAAGGCGCGTTTTCTGGAGCGAAAAGAGGCGGGAAACGAGGATTCTTTGAAGAAGCGAATAATGGAAGTGTTTTTTTAGATGAAATCGGAGAGTTATCTGCAAATACGCAAGCGAAGCTCCTTCGTGTGCTACAAGAAAAAGAAATTGTGAAAGTAGGGGGAACGAAAGCGATACCTATTAATGTCCGGGTAATTGCAGCAACACATGTGAATTTAGAAAAGGGCATTCTAGAAGGAGAGTTCAGAGAGGACTTATATTATCGTTTAAATAAAATCCCGATTCAAATTCCTTCCCTTCGTCAGCGTAAAGGAGATATACCAGCGATTGCAGAAAGGTTAATTCAAAAAATTAATCAAGATTATGGTCGTAATGTAGAAGGACTCACCGATTCAGCCGTTTCGTATTTGCAATCATATGAATGGCCAGGGAATGTTAGGGAACTTGAAAATATTTTAGGACGAGCTATTATCTTTATGAATTATAACGAAATATATATTGATGTACATCATTTACCGCCTTTACATAAAGAAGAACAAGTAGAGACGAAACAAAATAATTTATTACCTGAATTAGAAGAGAAGGCCCTTGAACACCTAGTGACAGAATTTGAGGGGAATATTATCCGTGAATATTTAGAGAAATTTGATGGGAACAAAACGAAGACTGCAAAAGCGTTAGGAATTTCAGTTCGAAACTTATATTACAAGCTAGAAAAGTATGACTGTGCAAAAAATAGCACGCAATAA
- the lpdA gene encoding dihydrolipoyl dehydrogenase, whose protein sequence is MAREYDLVIVGGGTGGYVAAIRASQLGLKTALVEKENLGGTCLHKGCIPSKALLRSAEVYATAKKGEEFGVIASNVELNFAKVQERKEKIVTQLHKGVQHLMKQGKIDVFEGIGRILGPSIFSPMPGTISVELASGEENEMLIPKNVLVATGSRPNSLPGLELDGEYVMSSDHALKMETLPSSIIIVGGGVIGIEWASMLADFGVEVTVLEYAKNILPLEDNDVSKEMQRLFKKKGIKVVTGAKVLPETLVKDNGVTIQAEHNGENKAFKAEKMLVSVGRQANTQNMGLENTDIVVEKGYIQTNEFYQTKESHIYAIGDVIGGLQLAHVASHEGIVAVEHIAGKEVAPIDYSMVSKCVYSSPEVASVGLTEQEAKEKGYKLKVGKFSFRAIGKALVYGESDGFVKLVVDEETNDILGVHMIGPHVTDMISEAGLARVLDATPWEVAHTIHPHPSLSEAIGEAALAVDGRALHA, encoded by the coding sequence ATGGCAAGAGAATATGATTTAGTCATCGTTGGCGGCGGTACTGGTGGATATGTTGCTGCTATTCGTGCATCACAACTAGGGTTAAAAACTGCACTTGTTGAAAAAGAAAATCTTGGTGGTACTTGTTTACACAAAGGATGTATTCCTAGTAAAGCTCTTTTACGTAGTGCGGAAGTATACGCAACTGCTAAAAAAGGAGAAGAGTTCGGAGTTATTGCAAGTAATGTAGAACTAAACTTTGCTAAAGTACAAGAGCGTAAAGAGAAGATTGTAACGCAGCTTCATAAAGGCGTTCAGCATTTAATGAAACAAGGTAAAATTGATGTGTTTGAAGGTATTGGCCGTATTCTTGGCCCATCTATTTTCTCTCCAATGCCAGGTACAATTTCAGTTGAACTTGCAAGTGGAGAAGAGAATGAAATGTTAATTCCAAAAAATGTACTTGTTGCAACAGGTTCTCGTCCAAATTCATTACCAGGATTAGAGTTAGACGGAGAGTATGTAATGTCTTCGGATCATGCCCTAAAAATGGAAACGCTTCCTAGCTCAATCATTATCGTTGGTGGCGGTGTAATTGGTATTGAGTGGGCATCTATGCTTGCTGACTTCGGTGTAGAAGTTACTGTATTAGAATATGCGAAAAACATATTACCACTAGAAGATAATGACGTTTCAAAAGAAATGCAACGTCTATTCAAGAAAAAAGGTATTAAAGTGGTAACTGGTGCAAAAGTATTACCAGAAACATTGGTAAAAGATAATGGAGTAACAATTCAAGCTGAACATAACGGTGAGAACAAAGCATTTAAAGCAGAAAAAATGCTTGTATCTGTAGGAAGACAAGCGAATACGCAAAATATGGGCTTAGAGAACACAGATATTGTTGTGGAAAAAGGATACATTCAAACAAATGAGTTTTATCAAACGAAGGAATCTCATATTTACGCAATTGGAGATGTAATCGGTGGCTTGCAACTTGCTCACGTTGCTTCTCATGAAGGAATTGTTGCAGTAGAACATATCGCTGGTAAAGAAGTTGCACCAATTGATTATTCTATGGTATCAAAATGCGTATATAGTAGTCCAGAAGTTGCTTCTGTCGGCTTAACAGAACAAGAAGCAAAAGAAAAAGGCTATAAGTTAAAAGTAGGTAAGTTCTCATTCCGTGCAATCGGAAAGGCACTTGTATACGGAGAATCAGACGGTTTTGTAAAACTTGTAGTTGATGAAGAAACAAATGACATTCTCGGTGTTCATATGATCGGACCACATGTAACAGATATGATTTCTGAAGCTGGTCTTGCAAGAGTACTTGATGCAACACCTTGGGAAGTAGCACATACAATTCATCCGCATCCATCATTATCTGAGGCGATTGGTGAAGCTGCACTTGCTGTAGATGGAAGAGCGTTACACGCATAA